The genomic segment GTCAAATGTTTATTTCAACACCTTGGTGGAAAATTTTGATTCTTTTGAGTTCGAAGAGAGGTAGATAAATGAGAGATAAGAACAAGGAAGTGACACTTCAGAAAGGAACACCCTTAACCCTTTCTCCAGTAAATCTATTAACAAGTCATTAGCTAAAAGAACATGTGTAAAACTAATTCCCTCTTACATTGCCACATCTAATCATACAAAGCAATGCACCAATTCCTCTAATTCTTTCTCCACAAAATTGCATTGATGTGGACACCAGATGCATATTACGAAAAGACTCCTGCGAGCAAATTTGTAAGAGAAGTTACTTTATTTCACAAATTATAGGTTGGCCTTTGCAAACAAACCTAACTAATTAGAAACCATTATTTTAGAAAGCAACCATGGTATGCGGGTGGTCAAAGACCACATAGCACATATGCATAATGCGGGGCTGCAAATGCATTGGCTGATttgtattttaaatatttaaataaataaaatatattgaatacaatAATAATATCAATATTTTTATCAATAACAGCAGCATAATATCATTTAGCTATTAGTTTTTAGTACCTAATAGTTAATTCTTagtagtaataatgataaaataattaatgtACCGACATTATTAATGCACGTGTATCTGGCCTATTTGAAACCCATATTCAACCCAACCATTAGCATGGACTTGCTTGTACACATTGCCCTGCATAAGAGTGGCCAAATATGTGGTCCCACGTATGCTTAGGCTGCATATAAAGTCATACTATGCTAATTGTGCTGTATATGTGTCAAAGTGCCAACAAGACTCTACTTTCAGTCCATTTATGGCCTCACGCACCACATTTTAAAACAGTGCAGCAAATGTTCCATTTATTTAGGAGAGTTGTGAATCAGATTCCATGTCGTTCATTATAATTCAGGGTAAAACACCCTTCCAACCAAGCTTTtatctgtttttttcttttttttgcccaTCATCACTCTTCACCCCTTCATTTTCAGAGACACAATGATCCGTGACGCCCTCCATAGTGCACAAGGACCATAAACATCCCTAATTTTATTTAAGCACAAAATGTAAAAGAGGGAAAAGGTATCTAGAAAAGCAAATTGCTTCATAAGGCAAGTCAAACACCTAGGTATCCCTCCCGGCCTCCGTAAGAACGGGAGATCCCTAAATCAATTGATCTTGCATCCAGTGATGTGCGAAGTTATCGTGCTCTTATAATTatgttaattttatatttttatgcatCACTTTCTATATGGGAGCAAATATATATACTGATTGAGATTCTTCTATGTATTGGTTCTCAATAGCTCCAAAGTGTTGCATTGTAAATATTTTTTGGCAGAAGTGGAGAACCAACTAAGACTATGAATCTATGATTTGACTGAATAACAGAAGATAGTTCGTAAACAGAGTAGGAAAAGCATATAAATAGCCTGTATATAATTAGAggccatgaaaaaaaaatatcatataaTTCTTTATTCTAATTCAAGACATAAGTCCATAGGTTTTGAAAACTATACCTTAGTATGGTTTCCAtcagaagaagaaggcaacaAGTCCCTGATCATGTTGAACCTTGCAACTTTCATTGTTGGTTGATCTCGAACAAAAGGGTGATCCATCAGTTGGACTGCTGTAGGACGAGCTGATGGGTCACGCTGCAAGCATCGCCTTAGAAAACTTTTCGCATCCGAAGAAAGGTGCTCTGGGATTTCCGGTATATCTTTGCTATTCCCAATTTTAAATATTGCAGCTACCTGTCAAGTGCAACATAATTTTAATTTACAGGAAAACAACAAATATTAAAAGAACGTTACAGAAGCAGTTTGATTATAGCCCTAATATCCGTGTCAAATGAGAATATTTTGTCAGAAGGAAAAAGAGGGAATGAAATAAATAGCTCACCCCTTCATACTGGCTCCAAGGAGGTTTTGAAGTTGCCATCTCAAGAATTGTACATCCAAGGCTCCATATATCCACTGAAAGGTTGTATCCTTTGCCATTCATGATAATCTGCATAAtatttaagatttgtaacatcaAACAGTGCGTGGTAATCCAGGCATGAAAAAAGGAAGAATCAAATCTAGTAAATATCATCCGAAATAACTAACCTCGGGAGCCATCCAATAAGGACTTCCTTTAAAAGAACGTATTGAAGTGTAGGATGACATCTGTTTCAAGACAAATAAGCAAACAGAAATCAGAAACCAACTCTTGTATATATGTAATTTAAAGATATCTAGCACAGATTACATAAGAGGACAAAGAGGATTATTTGCATGTACAGGAATCAGAAAATAGCTTAGACTCTGATGATTGGACTTCAGGATCTAAGTTCAAATTTTTTCGCCCTGGCGTATTATATTTTCAAACTCTAGTTTTGCATCATTTCTGTGAAAATAGGCCTTATATAAATGACCTCTATTTGGTGCATGAACCGTTCAATGGGCATGTCCTTCCTTGGATCTGCCTATcagaatgttctaattttgaaTCAGCATAGAACATGGTTTTTTTGCTAGATGGAATATCCAATGACATGAACATCAAGCATCGAGGTTATTTTTGGAAAGTTCTTTTTCCCCCTCTACTAAAAATTTCATATTTAATCTTGAAATTACCGCTATTTGGAAGTCCATTGCCATCTTTGTCACCACTGACATTCATCAAGACATGCTCACTTTATTTCGACAAAAAGAGTAGTTTTCCAGTTGGCCATGTACCATCGCACTCCATTGGGCATTAATGTAATTTTGATGAAAAGACATGAGGTACTTGATGCATAAAAGTGAACCTTTGTGCTCTGcctctcccttctttctttctcctactCTTTGAGATATCATATTATGCTATCACTAAAAGTTCATCtcaaatctgattcttgacacTCAGAAGTCAGACCTTTTACTTTGTTTCCTTCCCTTTCTGTACTCCACTTCTATTTGAATCAGCATTTCCTCCAGTGAGCACTTGGTTTGACAAATCTGTCGCCTGGTCAAAACTATGGGTGATAATGGATCATGAAGAGGAAATCAGGTTGCCTGATTTCTTGCAATAAGTGGCAAGAAAATTGAGTCgtgaaaatcaactttcataTGAACGAAGAAAATCAAAGCCCATTAGGAAATTCAAAAGTTTTTAACCCTCACTTAAATCTCAAACATTTTTAATTTGGGCCTCTTTTGCATCATTCAGAATTGCCTTTTTAATTGCCTGTCCTGGACTTCCTTTTGGATCATTTGATGAAACTTCTTCAAGTCTGCTAAGTTCTATCAGATGAACTGGACATCAACAAATCAGCTTCTAGAAACAACAAGTTCTGTAAGGCCAACTATCCCACCATATCCATGGTAGTACACTTGTGCATACATGCCTCTTAACAAGATGAAACATAGATGTGATAATGGCCTAGTATTCAAACACACCTAACAATGTATCAAATAAGACAATGACCTTGTGATTATTACTCTTGCGCCTTTGATTCAATGAAATATCTCAATATCTTTCTATCCTTCTCATGTTATCCTTTTTAACATGTAGTCACTCTCTTTTAACATCATTTTGTCCCATTTCGTGCAGCCGGTCACCATCTTTTATTACCATGGTATATAGTAGAGCAAGCATCAGGGCTCAATGGTTCTCTGCACACAAGCCGTTCTCCCACAATTAGACTAACACCATCTTCAAGGAGTCAGAACACAAACTAATCACCATTATGGCATTCAAATGCCTCTAGAAATGCTATGACAATCACTTTGCAACACGAGGAGGAATAAATCTCTGAAATCATATAAGTATTTACTTTAGATAGCCTTCCTCCTAAGAATGCAAATTTTTACCAGCCCACCGTAGATCTATTTTGCCAAAAATCCCTAACAAGTGCCTTTTACATGTCCTACCTAAATTAACAACTTCCTTCCTGATAGCACTGGTCTAGCAGTCTCAACCTTGTACTGAACTGGTTAATGGGGCTTCTCATCTTTACACTAAAAGATAAAGTTCCTTCGCATCAGTTTAATTGAATTCcaaaagcttgattacttgacATATAAAACTTTATCGATACTGCTGGCCAACAAAACAAAGATCATAGACATTATGTTTGGATTTCAGAAAACCACTTGGGAATTACTCTTCCAGGGGAGAAAAATTCTGCTCATCCACcatcaattttattttcaaagGCATCATAATTCGGTTCCCGGTTCTCATTACTGTCCTGTCATATGCATTTTGACCAAATTGTGATCATGAATATCCACGACTGCAATAGAACTCCTAGAAAATTTATCCTACAAAAGAAACCATAAAGAGTACAAATAAAATTAAGCTCCAGAAGCTGATATCATCCTCCACATAAAGAATAAGGTATTCTCAGCAGATAGAAGTAACTTTTTTGGCCAACCTGCTTGTGAATCAGAGATACGAAATATATTAAAAGTTCTCTTACAAATGAAAAGGATTCCGATGGCAATAACAAGCTAGTGTAAGATAAAGTAAGATTGATGCTTCCGATGAACAAAGAACCCAAAAAACTCAAATGAGGTCTTTTAATAGAGGCAGAAATTTTCTGAGAAAAATGGGGGCATAAAATAATACAAACAATTGCTCCATGATGCACTTGATGACCTAAATGTtacatttataaattatttcgcTATCGGAAATATATTTCAAGTTTATCCAAGTTTACTAGCAATTCATAAGTTTCCTAAGTCAAGAAGCTTACATGTTTGGCCATGCCAAAATCAGCAAGCTTGATTTCACCATTAGGATCTACAAGTATGTTTGCCCCTTTAATGTCCCTGCCAAGTAAACCATCAACTTTCAGTAATCACCGCAGTAACCATCTATGAAATATATCCTCTGCAagaatacatacacacacacacacatatatataactGAAAATACTTATCAGCCAAGTACCTATGAACAGTATTCCTCCCATGTAAATAAGCAAGCCCAGAAAGAATCTGTCCAGCATAACTACGAATGACTGGTTCTCTAAACGGACCATACTCCTGAAGCAACTTATGAATAGAACCACCAGAGACATACTCAAGATAAACTGAAAGTGTGTCTTCAGCCtgtattaaaagaaaaaaaaatatttcaactcaatTCAAGTTATTTTCACATGGTTATTAACAAATTATActatttagagagagaaattttcagaataacTTTCGGCAAGAAGTTGAAATGCTAGACAACGCACTCAACTAGGTCAAGATAAGTTTTTACTATTCCCGGCTCCTTCCTCCACTTTGGTGAATGTTCAACTATGTAAGATATGCACAAGGTCAGATACATGCACCGCTGCTTTTAAGCAAATGAATTACAGAATACATTGAGATGGATCTGTGGTAATACAAAAAAGGATACAACAAGAAATGAGGTCATATGTAGAAAAGTTGAAGTAGCACCAATTGAGGACAAACTAAAAGAAATACAACTAGATGATTTGGACATGTAAAATATAGGCTAAGGGATGCTCCAATACAAAGGAGTGATTTGATATGTGTAGAAAGAAAAAGGGGTAAAAGTAGACCGAAAATCACATAGGATAAAGTAGTAAGGAAAGCTTTGATATCGCTGCATATTTCGGAAAATGTGCCCCTAAATGGAGTGGAATGGAGAAAAAGGATTCATGTAGACAGACCCAATTAGTTTGGAATAAAGGCTTCGCTGAGTTGAGTTGAGCTGAATTCGAAACAGAAGGGAATTACATTTTTGGACCTATTCATCCTTGCTCTCATCCTAAATTTTTTTATCATCTTTAAGACTAAAATTACCCTGACAATATGTGTTAGCAGATGCCATCCCCGTAactatgattaaaaaattatgGCTCAATTATTTTTCAGGTTGGCTTTAGgtcatttgtttttgttttctttttcaactttagaACTTTTATTTTTCCATTACTTTTGGCTTATTGCTGCACAACCCAACTTGATGGACTTCACTAGCATTCAATTCTCTATCTACCTTGTGAgggaaaatattttatgcataaAGTGCTGCATAGAGTACCACCGAGAAAAAGATAATatgaataaacaaataaatataaatcactGTCTTTACTCTAGAAAAATTAGTCAATGGATTCAAATTTACCAGTTCACTGCCATAGTACCGCACAATGTTGGGATGTGAGAGCTGACTAAGCAAAGTTATTTCCTGAATTCATGAGAATAAAAGTCACCTTTAATCTTATGATTTGATAAATTTTGTCATGTGAATCATAAATTCATATTGCCTTATGACACAACAAAGTCTAAAGTAATTCAGAAATGGGAATATACATGTTCTCTGATAAATTGAACAAGATTAGAAGATTGCCTGGCTTAGTTGCTTGAGGCATTCTTTTGAATTTGAGTCATCAGAAATAACTTTGACCTCCTTAATTGCACACATCTGCCCACTCTCACTGTAGAATATGCATCACGAGCATCAGCTTTAAGTTTCATAGTCTGAGATAAAATCCTAGATCTCAAATGCACAGATTGAACAAGAATAAAGAGATACTTTATAACTTCAGCAGAACAAAACAAATAATATATCTGGAGTTTAACTCTTTGAATGTTTGAtactttgaaattttttttaaaaaaaagagaaactttATGAAGGCTTTTAGGTTCATTTCAGAATATTCCTTTAGTATAATTTAATGCATCCAAGAAATTTTTCTCCAGCTCTCAAAAATATGCATCTTTTTCGAAATGCTGCATCTTAATAGAGGGGAAAAGAGGCCAGGTACCGATTAAATCCAAGATAGACATGGCCAAATGTTCCCCTGCCCAATAACTTTCCCCTCTTCCACTGTGACTGAAGAGAACGTGTAGAAGAACAGCTGGGAGAACTTGGAGGAAGGGGTAAGGGATGAGGTGGGCTCCTCAGATCATCCTGTTTATAAGTTGGCGACCCTGGGCATAAGCTGAACTCTCTGGGATGTCGAGGGGATGTAGGAAACAGATGGCCTCTTGAGCCAGGTGGAGAGCTAGGTGCTCTTGTATGGAAGACAGTCTCTGTGGGAGTTCGGAAATGAGTGTAAGCATTTACATTAGAAGAACCATCAGAACCATGCATTTGAAACTCTTTTCTTGGTGAAACAGGGAGTTCAGCACATCTAGGATGCTCCAAAACTGGACTGCAAGAGAAGAGCTGCCTGTCTTCAGAACCATGATTATGCCTCTGTGAATCAGTTGTTACGTTTCTGCACCTCGGCACGTTGATTGGGTCCGGGAATCTAGTCGTTCCAACAAAGAGATAAAACAATTAAGATAAAATCAAATACACTTGCATCTgaaatgaaatgatgaaatatTTGTAGCTTTCACAAAGCATGTTCAGAGTATCCAACAGATCTCACACTTAAACAATTCCAAAGAGAAATAAGTCTAAGAATCTCATTAAACAAACCATCGAACAAGTTATGATGCCAAACTACCTGACAACTTTCTCAACATAACATACAGCCAGATCGGTATGGAAACCATGGTGACCAGACACTGAGAAATATCTAAACATACCAAATCCTAAAAGACTGTTACATAAATGAACAAGAGAACTAAATAAAGAGATCAAATGCGACAATAATGAGATCCCTACCCCTCACCCTTCATTACTTCAATGAACTAGCAGCAAACGGAGAAActtaaggggaaaaaaaagcttATGTTAGAACATTAAAAACTTATATTTAGAAAACTTATATTAGAACATTAGACCAGATGACAAGCTCTTCGACAATTTTTGAAGAAACCATTTCCATCACTAGCCACAGAAACTATAATAAAACCCAAGCATCCCGAACTTCACCCCTGATCAATAATCCTCAGAAAAAGAATGTAATAATTTGGATCTCATTAGCAACCCTCAAATTAAAAACATCACCTCGCCCCCCAATCCGAAACACACAATTCCAGCAAATCAATCAAATATCCGATCAAAATCCAAACTTTAGAGACAAATAGGTCACAAAACGAAATCCCCAACAATTTTCGATGCAGGATCGCCGAAACGAACACAGACTCAACCTAATCGCAGGAAACCCATAAACCGAACATCAAGAAAGACCGGAATAACAACAAGAACCCAATAAAAGAAACGAAACTCCACCTACCTATAGAACCCCAGATCCGCCGCGGTCTCCTCCGAAGACCCCGAGGAGCTGGCACTGGACACCGACGCCGAGGCCGACCCCGTTCCCACCCCATGGTCGTGGGGCAACGTTGGCAACGGGGAAGACTTAGACGACGGGAGGGGAAGTGGATGCCCATAGGCAAGCCCAACCGCCGGCCCTCCACCGCAGGCACCACCGACAGGCGACGGATCTCTGCTCCTCCTTGAGAGAAGAACCTCATCGAAACTATTAGCCTTCTCCTTCTTGCTTCCCCTCTGAaccccctcctcctccaccaccacctctGCCGCCGCCTCGTCCTTCTTCCTTGGACTCGAAGTAGACTTCGATTTCGATTTCGATTTCGATTTCGATTTCGATTTCGTAAACCCCTTCCACCAAGCCGGCATCTTTCCGAGAGATCTCGAAGATAACGAAAGATAATCAGGGAGTGAACGAATCAAGAAGACGAGTCTGGGAGGACAAAAAGGAGAGATTTTTGGGTTTCGAGGAAATagaagaggggggagagagaggcgaTGGCTTTAGAGAAGCAGTGGGTGACAGCTCAGCTGACGGCCGGCGGAGGGAGGTTGGAGGGTGGGAGATAAAAACCGGAGCGTCGGATGATGACGTGGTAGGGGATAGAAAGCATCTCGATGCACGAAGATGGATCGAAGGTGGAACGGCACCTTCCGCCCGTGCACGCTACACATGGCCCTCGACACAGCCCAAAGTAAACCTATCGCGCGCATGTCACATATTCACATGTGCTGTACGTCACATAGAAACCGTCCTCACGGTGGTTGTATCCCATGCTACTTGTGAATATTTATTATTTCACCATCGAAATGGTAGCACGGTAAAACATAGCTTTAATTTTATTGAAATGGTGCAGATTCGAAACAcgcggacgtcgattaaataTGAACATCGGATGCCTTCCATCTGATTGATCTGGTGAAGTCGCTATCTGGTCTGCCGGATATTTAGGTGGtgctggtgtgacgtactcacatggAAATAGGCTGCAATACTTGTCGAGCTCTACCACGAGTGTGAAAGATATGAGTAAGAAAGGTTCTACCTATATTGAACATTCTTCAATGGAGAAAGGCAGTGGGGTTCTCCTCAtaccctccccctcttccctttctcaaagcaaaaaaaaaaaaaaaaatacttccaCCATCTCATATTTTTACTCCATTTTACAAGTTTATTTAGAAATAAgaatgctatatatatatatatatataaacattatGCTATGGACAGGATATTCTACCGATGTGTGGACTacaattttataaaatatttgcaTCAGCTACTGTGATCACTCTCAAGATTagtttggttcgcagaaaaataaaatattatttttgagaaaCTGATTCTCAGCAATATGATGATTGAGAAAATAgttttagcatgtttggttaatCATGAAAAAGCGGTATATTATACGatagcttatgtttggttgaacatctaattttcttaaaaagttgtatgaaaaatctattatacttttattaaaaaaaatttatccatGAATTACGATGgcttaaaaatagttttttaaaaaaaaattctaattttcaatCGGTAAGAAAGTagctttttcatatttctcataattttttttataaattatattttttataaatatactattatatatatatatattttaaaaaatttaaccaAATAAAACATCCATCCACGTCCATCTCTTAttacttttcttccttttcctgcgaaccaaacaaaTCCTTAAGACATCTTTCAAGAGTTATATAGGAATATCTATGCTGTCGATAGCTCTCACGTCCATCTTGGTATGACGTGAGGTCAAGCGTcattcttcttttagcttggaGGTGTGATGGTCTTTGAGAATAGTAGCGACGCCAGGTGGCAACAGCTGTAGAAGTTTCTTCAACCTTGTTGGAACGGTAAGGTAATACCGTCCACCAAGCACACCTTTTTGTGTTTTCATTTGTTTGTAACTTTGGATGGTCCGCGTTGAGGTGGAGTTATTACCTTTTAGGAATATGAATGTTTTCTTCCCTTCATTTATTTTAATGACAAGGATAGATTAATATAAGATTGAGGTTGGGGAAGATTCAACtctcaaaattaaaaataactgcTACAGTACAATTCTTTATCTTATGGCATGATAATGATCTATCTCTTGCCTGTTGTTTTCTATATCTCTATTCCAAAAAATCGATACAAAGTCCAATAGTTTATGTCCAAAAATTTGTTTCATTCAACTCTTTCAATATGTTTCTTGCCCGGCAAATGCAGAAAATCGGTGCGGATCGTACTATTCTTAAAGGCGACTCAACCACAGTGGTTGAGTAGATTCAGGGACGGAGACGCATTGCTGAGGACCAGCCATTGATCCTTGAGATTCGCAGGTTGATGGAGAAGTGCGACTCCCATCAGGCTTCACACGTGTTCAAAAAAGCCAACGGgacggccgactgggtggcttcCTATGCGGCCCACTATTTTGGTGGTTTTGTTTGGATTAGGAGTGGGTCTGTTTCAGGGCCATTACGTAgtgttttgttttctgattttgttggccgcATTCACACCATAGTGTGTGAGCCgttgttgtaccaaaaaaaatatatatagaaaactgaaaaataaGGGAACCTTCCTTGCTGCATATTACATCCATATGTCAATCTGGTGATGGCAATTCGTCTTATTGCAATGCATCCTATACTCAATTCCTTGATAGGTCACGTTGGAGTCCCGAGCTTGATATTGATTTTGGAAGATTGATGATTAGGTATATATTTCGGGTGCAAGTTATCACaaatcaaaaatcaatttttgatcaaGCAATATGTGTCTACTCTAAATTCTAAATTtaggttagttttttttttttaatgcacgaGATCCCATTAGAAAGTAGTATTAGGATGGGTGACCTCCTAAAAAATTCTCTTGTTACACCCCTTTAGTTAAATTTAGGTAAGTGGAGGCATGGTTTAAACTCATGAGCAAGCTAATATTATAGCTTGATCGGTCTGAATGACCCTAACATGGAACTCAAGCCCCTTTTAtaggaaaaaaaagggggggggggaattCAAAAATTAAGCTGCACTCACAAATTGCAACAAGAACATTGCAAACTCCCCAGTTTCATTGATCCAGCAAGCTCCATTTTCACTCTCTCATGCGTCCAGAGAGAGCCAGGCTACTAAAAAGTCTTAGAGGATCATGCTTTAATTTAGTGGCGAGAGCTTAAGGCTGGGTCTGGACCAGGCTACCAAAAAGGCAAAGGACCCTAGAGCTTTTCTGGTGCAGGGAATGTACTGAGGTTCGTGGAATCTATCCTCAAACTGTAACCCTTATCATCGTGACAGGTGGCGATCGTCTCGTTGCGTTGTCGTAGAAGGACAGCGTGGCCAaattttcctccttttctttgctCATGAATGATGCCATCCAAAAAGAGGACAACTTGGCCAGGCACACTTGGTGGCGCTCCATTTGGTGCCACCATCTTGGCCACCCCGGGGCCCACGATGACGTCAGCTAGctctttgtctttttttttttttttttttggcttagaAATAGGGAGGTGAAATTCCGCCTTCATAGCAGTCTCCACTGGCCCCCCTTCCACCAGAAAATATTTGATGTGGATAGACGGGATAGCTATGCTTTACTCATACCCTTTCCGACCCATGAGTTgctccacgtgtgagtacgtcacctcGGTGCCACCTCAGTACCGACGGATCAGATGGCGATTCCACCAAATAGATCAAGCGGGTGGCATCCAATCTCcatatttaatcgacgcccgcgtaTTTCGAACCTGGCTACTTCGGTAGAACCTTAGCCCCGTTCCAACCGTGCTACCATCTTGGTGGCCAGCTCCTTATTTCGGGGCCCTCTTTAAGTCTTGGGAGCATTTCACGATTTGGAACGGTTGATTACTAAATTTGGAGTTGCCAAGTCAGCAATAGACCGATGATTGATCACTAAATTGCCGGGCCAATGATAGATATGCCCGAATAACTATATAGGCATGTATCATGTGGCATAAGGAATCTTTTTATGGATGCACGGTTATTGACAACAACACCTCTCAAAGTTAGAATCAAAAAGATGCAATTGGTGGATGCAGTTTGGCTAGCTATTTCGCACAATTGATAGCCTAATAATTGTGTGTCCATCGTTTCAAGGTCTGCCCAATTATAAAAGATAGAAGGTTCCATCTCCATTGGCTAATCAACCCCTGGTCCTTTCATACCCAAAGGCCGTTTGTTAACTCGATCATGCGCCAATCTTTTTGGACCTCATAAGATCAAGTTTAGTAAGTTGAGGATATATGCAAAAACATGCACATGAAGCA from the Phoenix dactylifera cultivar Barhee BC4 chromosome 14, palm_55x_up_171113_PBpolish2nd_filt_p, whole genome shotgun sequence genome contains:
- the LOC103720517 gene encoding mitogen-activated protein kinase kinase kinase 3-like produces the protein MPAWWKGFTKSKSKSKSKSKSKSTSSPRKKDEAAAEVVVEEEGVQRGSKKEKANSFDEVLLSRRSRDPSPVGGACGGGPAVGLAYGHPLPLPSSKSSPLPTLPHDHGVGTGSASASVSSASSSGSSEETAADLGFYRFPDPINVPRCRNVTTDSQRHNHGSEDRQLFSCSPVLEHPRCAELPVSPRKEFQMHGSDGSSNVNAYTHFRTPTETVFHTRAPSSPPGSRGHLFPTSPRHPREFSLCPGSPTYKQDDLRSPPHPLPLPPSSPSCSSTRSLQSQWKRGKLLGRGTFGHVYLGFNRESGQMCAIKEVKVISDDSNSKECLKQLSQEITLLSQLSHPNIVRYYGSELAEDTLSVYLEYVSGGSIHKLLQEYGPFREPVIRSYAGQILSGLAYLHGRNTVHRDIKGANILVDPNGEIKLADFGMAKHMSSYTSIRSFKGSPYWMAPEIIMNGKGYNLSVDIWSLGCTILEMATSKPPWSQYEGVAAIFKIGNSKDIPEIPEHLSSDAKSFLRRCLQRDPSARPTAVQLMDHPFVRDQPTMKVARFNMIRDLLPSSSDGNHTKITTEFSTKRSISPLHGMRHVTEFPSALPSGYRNPSDPVSLRMNMSLPVSPCSSPLRQFKQCNRSCLPSPPHPAFSAGAINYSPINYALYPVRTSNNFTDPWPDITQMKAPSSFDSPRRL